The following are encoded in a window of Lacinutrix sp. WUR7 genomic DNA:
- a CDS encoding YtxH domain-containing protein encodes MSSTKENTLLALLAGAAIGAGIGVLYAPDKGIKTRKKIKQKADETKHDISERVSHAKADLTRSVHEKKQEMKEKLDETISHMNGKAEDIISSLERKLEELKNMEPQK; translated from the coding sequence ATGTCAAGTACTAAAGAAAATACACTGTTAGCTTTATTAGCTGGAGCTGCAATAGGAGCAGGAATCGGAGTTTTATATGCGCCGGATAAAGGGATTAAAACTAGAAAAAAAATTAAACAAAAAGCAGACGAAACAAAACATGATATTTCGGAACGTGTATCGCATGCTAAAGCAGACCTTACAAGATCTGTACATGAGAAAAAACAAGAAATGAAAGAAAAGTTAGATGAAACTATTTCTCATATGAATGGTAAGGCAGAAGACATTATTTCTAGCTTAGAACGTAAGTTAGAAGAGCTTAAAAATATGGAGCCTCAAAAATAA
- a CDS encoding response regulator, with amino-acid sequence MNKILLIEDNQDVRENTADILELNNYAVITAENGEIGVKKALKHHPDIIICDIMMPILDGYGVFESLSKNHKTARIPFIFLSAKSEKSDIRKGMNIGVDDYLTKPFEEEELLDAIVCRIKKSDFLKKEFSKNIEGISEFINEASDFLKLEELSKDRNLEKYKTKDCIFNEGTAAHQLYFIQSGNVKTYRTTESGKEFVTGLYGPGDFIGQLSLLGDKGLYVETASVLEDAEICGIPKADFTKLLYGNKEVSNKFIDIISNNLIDMQEHLVDMAYATVRKRTAKALLELDEKGLIKDNKHTGISIPREDFAGLIGTATETAIRMLTEFKHEGLIDVETNRRLVILDKESLKQISEFG; translated from the coding sequence ATGAATAAAATACTATTAATTGAGGACAATCAAGACGTACGAGAAAATACCGCGGATATTCTTGAATTAAATAATTATGCCGTCATTACTGCAGAAAATGGTGAAATAGGTGTTAAAAAAGCCCTAAAACATCATCCTGATATTATTATATGCGATATAATGATGCCTATTTTAGATGGCTATGGTGTTTTTGAAAGCTTAAGTAAAAACCATAAAACAGCACGGATTCCTTTTATTTTTCTAAGTGCTAAATCGGAAAAATCAGATATAAGAAAAGGAATGAATATTGGCGTGGATGATTATCTAACCAAACCATTTGAAGAGGAGGAATTATTAGACGCTATAGTGTGCCGTATAAAAAAGAGTGATTTTTTAAAAAAAGAATTCTCTAAAAACATAGAAGGTATTAGTGAATTTATCAACGAAGCTTCAGACTTTCTAAAGTTAGAAGAACTATCTAAAGATCGCAATCTAGAAAAGTATAAAACGAAAGATTGTATTTTTAATGAAGGTACTGCTGCCCATCAATTATATTTTATACAAAGCGGAAATGTAAAAACATATAGAACTACCGAATCTGGAAAAGAATTTGTTACCGGCTTATATGGACCTGGAGATTTTATTGGTCAGTTATCACTTCTTGGCGATAAAGGTTTATACGTAGAAACGGCAAGTGTACTAGAAGATGCAGAGATTTGCGGAATCCCAAAAGCAGATTTCACCAAACTCCTGTACGGCAACAAAGAGGTTTCTAATAAATTTATAGATATTATCTCTAATAATTTAATAGACATGCAGGAACATTTAGTAGATATGGCCTACGCTACAGTACGAAAAAGAACAGCCAAAGCATTGTTAGAACTAGATGAAAAAGGACTAATTAAAGATAATAAACATACGGGTATAAGTATTCCTAGAGAAGATTTTGCAGGATTAATTGGTACAGCAACAGAAACGGCTATACGTATGTTAACCGAATTTAAACATGAAGGTTTAATTGACGTAGAAACAAACAGAAGGCTTGTTATATTAGACAAAGAAAGTCTAAAACAAATTTCAGAATTTGGATAA
- a CDS encoding DUF6327 family protein, giving the protein MIPNSYNSFDEIDNQLKILSLQKQIYKQHIKLNLKSSKDSLSATTIKNEVKVALQEQLLTFIMNSLIKKFR; this is encoded by the coding sequence ATGATACCAAATAGCTACAATTCGTTTGACGAAATAGATAATCAGTTAAAAATTTTAAGTCTGCAAAAACAGATTTATAAACAACATATAAAACTGAATTTAAAAAGCTCTAAAGATAGCCTTAGCGCAACTACTATTAAAAATGAGGTTAAAGTAGCTTTGCAAGAACAACTGCTAACATTTATAATGAATAGTTTGATTAAAAAGTTTAGATAA